A stretch of Octopus bimaculoides isolate UCB-OBI-ISO-001 chromosome 23, ASM119413v2, whole genome shotgun sequence DNA encodes these proteins:
- the LOC106871207 gene encoding transmembrane protein 50A: MSGFLDNCRWPCSDGCELGDRRNMVASIIAGVLFFVGWWICIDAAVIYPDNTQLNHAYYVCGVISTLAFFMINSVSNGQLRGDTYTSGCLGQTGARIWILFGFLFAFGSLIAAAWILFGFYVATNQDDDWPGTAIFLQNAFIFFSSMVFKFGRTEDLWG, from the exons ATGTCTGGATTTCTTGATAATTGCCGTTGGCCCTGTTCCGATGGCTGCGAACTGGGCGACAGACGAAACATGGTCGCTTCTATTATAGCTGGGGTCTTG TTTTTCGTAGGTTGGTGGATCTGTATAGATGCTGCTGTCATCTACCCTGACAACACCCAGTTGAACCACGCTTACTACGTGTGTGGGGTTATAAGTACGTTAGCCTTTTTCAT GATCAATTCTGTATCGAATGGTCAGCTGCGAGGTGACACTTACACCAGTGGTTGCTTGGGCCAAACAG GTGCTCGCATCTGGATTTTGTTTGGTTTCTTGTTTGCATTTGGTTCACTGATTGCAGCTGCTTGGATTCTGTTTGGCTTTTACGTTGCTACAA ACCAAGATGATGACTGGCCAGGAACTGCCATATTCTTACAGAATGCCTTTATTTTCTTCAG TAGTATGGTGTTCAAATTTGGCCGCACAGAAGACTTGTGGGGTTAA
- the LOC106871206 gene encoding uncharacterized protein LOC106871206: MPRRKKRRRSGCRTNNRPLQAGQTSSITRWVHHPSSSSATSSCEQSPSVCTIRTMGKKPKEISITCIVEDGATITEDTTILRQTPQLCTDNSEERTTVSTEFDSESDVTSHVPHSQITLCRTTEQLAINEGNIFYKLKHMCATFTFQGTTWNNMLYILLPFALLSISMLIATFCMGGASLTQQCDTNCYSRYSKALYQLQKNFRCQNVWLWLTLRSVVWNVFFEPKEDLPGVILFVVPLKMTDTGYNIALNVVEIFNALHGHDVSTHIKFGSIGMTGLALSDFQSKLYLEIETIQSKCQPAVLTDHLEMVSGVDINFITYTLVEKLICNKLFVFTIYVPLHKANPLKIPEYLWEIWQTKETEVNSLIARLTENMVFISATD, encoded by the exons ATGCCTCGGCGAAAGAAACGACGAAGAAGTGGATGTCGGACAAATAACAGACCATTGCAAGCTGGGCAAACATCATCGATTACACGCTGg GTTCATcatccatcatcgtcatcagccaCGTCATCATGTGAACAGAGTCCTTCGGTGTGCACAATCAGAACTATGGGCAAGAAACCCAAAGAAATATCAATCACCTGCATCGTCGAAGATGGTGCAACCATCACTGAAGACACGACCATCCTACGACAGACTCCACAACTGTGTACAGACAACAGTGAAGAAAGGACCACTGTGTCGACCGAATTTGACAGTGAAAGCGATGTGACAAGCCATGTACCCCACTCGCAGATTACACTCTGCCGtacaacagaacagcttgctatTAATGAGGGAAATATCTTTTATAAACTGAAACACATGTGCGCCACCTTCACATTTCAGGGAACCACATGGAACAACATGTTGTATATATTGCTGCCTTTTGCCTTACTCTCCATCAGTATGTTAATAGCGACCTTCTGCATGGGAGGAGCGTCACTGACACAGCAGTGCGACACCAACTGCTATTCGAGATACAGCAAGGCTTTGTACcaattacaaaaaaatttcagATGTCAGAATGTATGGCTTTGGCTCACTTTACGTTCGGTCGTCTGGAACGTATTTTTTGAACCCAAAGAAGACTTACCAGGTGTCATACTGTTTGTGGTACCTCTCAAAATGACCGACACGGGATATAATATTGCTCTGAATGTTGTTGAGATTTTCAATGCCCTTCACGGCCATGATGTTTCTACACACATCAAATTCGGTAGCATCGGCATGACTGGGTTGGCTCTGTCTGATTTCCAAAGCAAGCTCTACTTGGAAATCGAAACAATACAATCCAAATGCCAACCTGCTGTTCTGACCGATCACTTGGAAATGGTCTCCGGCGTCGACATAAACTTCATTACTTACACCTTAGTCGAGAAACTGATCTGTAACAAACTGTTTGTCTTCACCATCTACGTACCCCTTCACAAAGCTAACCCTTTGAAAATACCTGAatatttgtgggagatttggcaAACAAAGGAGACAGAAGTGAATTCTCTGATAGCAAGGCTTACTGAGAATATGGTATTTATTTCAGCCACTGATTAA